In Macrotis lagotis isolate mMagLag1 chromosome 8, bilby.v1.9.chrom.fasta, whole genome shotgun sequence, a single genomic region encodes these proteins:
- the LOC141494715 gene encoding alpha-aspartyl dipeptidase-like: MAGPLLWCLLLVSNSGLHGVGYLEHCEDQVLSFFGRKVKRVLFIPYVLHDQDAYAKTAREKFEKLGYGLDSIHESSDPVEAVRKSEAIFVGGGNTFRLLKTLYYLNLIPELRKKVLHAGIPYMGSSAGTNVATISIRITNDMPIVYPPLFEALGFVPFNINPHYLDPDVDSTHMGETREEQILQYHEEPDTPPVLGLREGSMPLVEDNKATLLGRNKV, from the coding sequence ATGGCAGGTCCACTCCTGTGGTGCCTGCTCCTGGTGTCCAACTCGGGGCTGCACGGGGTGGGCTACCTGGAGCACTGCGAGGACCAAGTGCTCAGCTTCTTTGGGAGAAAAGTGAAGCGAGTTCTTTTTATTCCATATGTACTTCATGATCAAGATGCCTATGCCAAAACTgcaagagaaaaatttgaaaagttaGGATATGGTTTAGACAGCATTCATGAATCTTCTGACCCTGTAGAAGCTGTAAGAaaatctgaagccatatttgtaGGTGGTGGTAATACTTTCAGACTTCTGAAGacattatattatttaaatctgatcccTGAGCTCAGGAAAAAAGTCCTCCATGCAGGTATTCCATACATGGGATCTAGTGCTGGAACAAATGTAGCCACCATCAGCATCAGAATAACCAATGATATGCCTATTGTATATCCACCTTTGTTTGAGGCTTTGGGATTTGTTCCTTTTAATATCAATCCCCACTACCTGGATCCAGATGTTGATAGCACACATATGGGTGAGACACGTGAAGAACAGATTCTTCAGTACCATGAGGAGCCAGACACCCCTCCAGTACTGGGTTTACGTGAAGGATCGATGCCACTGGTGGAAGACAACAAAGCAACACttttaggaagaaataaagttTGA